From one Lolium rigidum isolate FL_2022 chromosome 4, APGP_CSIRO_Lrig_0.1, whole genome shotgun sequence genomic stretch:
- the LOC124646549 gene encoding TLC domain-containing protein At5g14285-like, whose translation MAELLASWAAEERWMYPAFLAMYAVIYSIGQLGLFRRWEWRHRLDGASCLISLAHGSAAALAAVAAIAAQPQERRGFAAPNSRLQEHVLDYSVAYFTMDLLHYLAFLPGDTLFIAHHIATLFVFLTCRYLVHHGAYALLILLFLAEVTSLLQNVWTLAGIWRAEVPAAARVYNALSVPFYVLYTIVRGVAGPIFFIKMSMFYLSGQAVDVIPWWVRISWIIVVGPAITVSNLWIWNLWKELLRERKQSMKKKDT comes from the coding sequence ATGGCGGAGCTCCTGGCTTCCTGGGCCGCCGAGGAGCGGTGGATGTACCCGGCGTTCCTGGCCATGTACGCCGTCATATACTCTATCGGCCAACTGGGCCTGTTCCGGCGCTGGGAGTGGCGGCACCGCCTGGACGGCGCCAGCTGCCTCATCTCGCTCGCGCACGgctccgccgccgcgctcgcggccgtggcggccatCGCCGCGCAGCCGCAGGAGAGGCGGGGtttcgccgcgcccaactcccgccTGCAGGAGCACGTCCTCGACTACAGCGTCGCCTACTTCACCATGGACCTGCTCCACTACCTCGCCTTCCTCCCCGGGGACACCCTCTTCATCGCCCACCACATCGCCACGCTCTTCGTCTTCCTCACCTGCCGCTACCTCGTCCACCATGGCGCCTACGCGCTCCTCATCCTGCTCTTTCTCGCCGAGGTCACCAGCCTGCTGCAGAATGTCTGGACGCTCGCCGGGATCTGGCGAGCCGAGGTGCCCGCCGCCGCCAGGGTGTACAACGCCCTCTCAGTGCCCTTCTATGTGCTGTACACCATCGTCAGGGGTGTCGCCGGGCCCATCTTCTTCATCAAGATGAGCATGTTCTACCTCTCCGGCCAGGCAGTGGATGTCATCCCCTGGTGGGTGCGCATATCCTGGATCATCGTCGTCGGCCCTGCTATCACGGTGAGCAACCTGTGGATCTGGAACCTCTGGAAGGAGCTGTTGAGGGAACGCAAGCAGAGCATGAAAAAGAAAGACACATAG